The following are from one region of the Capsicum annuum cultivar UCD-10X-F1 chromosome 1, UCD10Xv1.1, whole genome shotgun sequence genome:
- the LOC107872395 gene encoding receptor-like serine/threonine-protein kinase At2g45590 isoform X2, whose amino-acid sequence MPPENPYPPPLAPLPVFPTTYLPPPPSSHHHSHSPLIPPFIAAAFGLTFFILAAVIYRKVSRNRTVPADLKSPPPPHKFTYSVLRRATASFSAANRLGQGGFGSVYKGVLPSGQEVAVKLMDASGSLQGEREFHNELSLASRIDTTSCHHVVPILGFSSDENGYRHHCSRRRRRRLVLVYEYMHNGSLQDALLDRKCSELMQWRKRFDIISSIAKGVEYLHYSCDPPIVHGDIKPSNILLDYNFDAKIADFGLAQSLTKDDQVVESFIEDEERVEKGEKGEGFENVEDNGSILEGNESVVTEEVVINVDQLGESCYVRVLDGDAGGVSPEMGVPSEGMEKTSVSEGFFDGVSVDSGILKGIGRGTSQSGRDWWWKQDNVNGGSDSGRIKDYVMEWIGSEIRKERPKKDWIATTSAEEDIAKGGQQKQRKKLEWWASLDEERLRRERKSRKPREWWKEEFCEELAKKKKKRDLKSGEMWWQRDEEVAHERKRKKSRGSRSSIDWWLDNFSGEFRIGRRSSQDFASGEIPKSGGVSSTPSMRGTVCYIAPEYGGGGQLSEKCDVYSFGVLLLVLVSGRRPLQVTASPMSEFERANLVSWARQLAHSGKLLDLVDPNIQLLDREQALLCITIALICLQRSPIKRPTMKEIVGMLCGDSEPPHLPFEFSPSPPSNFPFKSRKKAR is encoded by the coding sequence AGCACCCCTTCCAGTCTTCCCCACCACCTACCTCCCACCCCCACCCTCCTCTCACCACCACTCCCACTCCCCTCTCATCCCACCTTTCATAGCTGCTGCTTTTGGTTTAACCTTCTTCATTCTTGCTGCCGTCATATACCGCAAAGTGTCACGCAACAGGACTGTTCCTGCAGATCTGAAGTCACCTCCACCACCTCACAAGTTCACCTACTCGGTCCTCCGCCGTGCCACTGCTTCATTTTCAGCTGCTAATCGTCTTGGTCAAGGTGGATTTGGTTCTGTTTACAAAGGTGTCCTTCCATCTGGACAGGAGGTAGCCGTGAAGCTAATGGATGCTTCCGGATCCCTCCAGGGCGAGAGAGAGTTTCACAATGAACTCTCTCTAGCCTCGAGGATAGACACTACGTCTTGCCATCACGTAGTGCCTATCCTCGGGTTCTCCTCCGATGAAAATGGTTATAGACACCATTGTTCTAGGCGGAGGAGGAGAAGGTTAGTTCTAGTGTATGAATATATGCATAATGGGAGTCTCCAAGATGCTTTGTTAGATAGGAAGTGTTCTGAGTTAATGCAATGGAGAAAGAGATTTGATATTATAAGTTCCATTGCAAAGGGTGTTGAGTATCTCCATTACTCCTGTGATCCTCCTATAGTACATGGAGATATTAAGCCGTCTAATATATTGTTGGATTACAATTTTGATGCAAAAATAGCTGATTTTGGACTAGCACAGTCTTTGACTAAAGATGATCAAGTTGTTGAGTCTTTTATTGAAGATGAGGAGAGAGTTGAGAAGGGGGAAAAAGGAGAAGGTTTTGAAAATGTGGAGGATAACGGGTCGATTCTTGAAGGAAATGAGAGTGTGGTCACTGAGGAGGTTGTGATAAATGTGGATCAGTTGGGGGAGAGTTGTTATGTGAGGGTGTTGGATGGGGATGCGGGAGGGGTGTCGCCTGAGATGGGAGTTCCATCAGAGGGGATGGAAAAAACTAGTGTTTCTGAGGGTTTTTTTGATGGGGTTAGTGTGGATAGTGGAATTTTGAAAGGGATTGGGAGGGGAACTAGTCAATCAGGTAGAGATTGGTGGTGGAAACAGGACAATGTAAATGGTGGATCAGATTCTGGGAGGATTAAGGACTATGTGATGGAATGGATTGGTAGTGAGATCAGAAAAGAGAGGCCTAAGAAGGATTGGATCGCAACTACAAGTGCAGAAGAAGATATTGCCAAAGGGGGACAACAGAAGcaaagaaagaaacttgaatggTGGGCATCTTTGGATGAGGAGAGACTTAGGAGAGAAAGGAAGAGTAGGAAGCCAAGAGAATGGTGGAAGGAAGAGTTCTGTGAGGAGTTAgccaagaaaaagaagaaaagggatcTCAAAAGTGGAGAAATGTGGTGGCAAAGGGATGAAGAGGTAGCGCAtgaaagaaagaggaagaaaagCAGGGGAAGTAGGAGTAGCATTGATTGGTGGCTTGATAATTTCAGCGGTGAGTTTCGGATTGGAAGACGAAGTAGTCAAGATTTTGCCAGTGGAGAGATTCCCAAGAGTGGAGGTGTGAGTAGTACCCCCAGTATGAGAGGAACAGTTTGTTACATCGCTCCAGAATATGGCGGTGGAGGGCAGCTCTCAGAGAAATGCGACGTGTACAGTTTTGGTGTTTTGTTATTGGTTTTGGTCTCAGGGAGAAGGCCACTCCAAGTTACAGCTTCTCCGATGTCAGAATTTGAGAGGGCTAATCTAGTTTCATGGGCTAGGCAACTTGCTCATTCGGGCAAGCTTTTAGATCTTGTTGATCCCAATATTCAGTTACTCGATAGAGAACAAGCATTGCTTTGCATCACAATTGCTCTAATTTGTTTACAGAGATCACCTATCAAGCGTCCCAC